One Gossypium arboreum isolate Shixiya-1 chromosome 13, ASM2569848v2, whole genome shotgun sequence genomic window, aagaaaCCAGTTGCACTTTCCATGTGTTGTATACTCACACCGGCTGCGATTTTACTGACAAGCTCATAATAGCTAGGGTTCTCATGGCCATTTCCGAATGGAATGAACCTGTACGGAACAGCATATGGCATCAACTTAATTGCAGCAAGAAATACATCTATGCAATATCCTTGCACCTTATTTGTGCCATTGACTACTGAGACAAAGTCTCGGTAACTAACTCGATTTGGAACTACGATTCTTAATTCTCTTCCATTGTTTGGGAAAACCCAACCTCGAGGCTTTATTGTTTCTCCTCCAGGCCATACCACACTGTCCAGGTGTTGGTTTGAGCTAGAACGATTAGGCTTTTTTCCATAAAGTGTCTCTGGTGGCACAATGGAAAGACCAGAGTGGTTAGACCAGTATCCAACCTGTCGATACCCAGTTTCAACCGTATTAATAATGTCATACGAAGGATTTATGAGGAACCTGTCTTGATTAAACTGAACAGGGCCTGTCAAACCGGTCATCTTTGTCTCTATTACGTTCTTAAGCAACTGCTTCCCTCCATCAAATATACTTAATGCAGAAAGATTTAGATCCATCCCAGTAAGACTGATTAATCGTTCATCATTGGAAAACGAAATGGTGCTACCCTGATCAAATAACAACTTTACTGCACGAGCAATCATCCAGACAGTATCATAGGCAAAAAGACCATAAGGATTTAACCCAATAGAACCATTACTCAGCTGGTTCCAACGTGAAATAAAGtcccttttcctttttgaatCAGGTGTATGAGGGCGAAGCGTAAGTACTCCTCGGATCGAGTTTGCAGTCTCAGGTTTAAGTGGGGAAGTTGAATCTAAAACAGTGGATAGCCAAGTAGAAGCTATCCAAACATATCCCTTCTCCATCATTCCAAGGCTCTTGGCCACTTCAAAGACCAAGAGACCTGTTTTCGAGAAAGTGTTAAGAACAATAACCCGAGATTCCATCATTTGAATCTTAGCTAATTCTTTCAGAACATCACTTCTTTTCGCCATCGGGTCCGGTGGAAGTGTGGCTTTATAAGATATCCTGCAACGCCTCTCAGCAAGCTTATCATCTAACATAATTATACCATTTCGGTTCTGATCATCATCACTAAAAACAACAATCACTTCAGCCCAACCAAAGTAACTAACCATCTCAGCAATGGCAATCATCTGGAATTTGTCATTAGGTGCTGTTTGAACAAAGAACGGGTACTGCAGAGGTGACAGGCCGGGATCCAGGGCTGTGAATGACAATAATGGAACATGGAGCTCATTTGCAAGATGTGATAGAACATGTGCCATCACAGAACTTTGTGGACCAATTATCGCTACAGTGTCAGTCTCCATAAACTGCAATGCTAATGAAtacaaaaagaaattgaaatcatTATCATTTCACCATGAAAACACTCCTCGAAAATGAGGCATAAGCATATAATCTGAACATCTGTATCGTTTCATCAGAAGCAGTAATATTTGTTTGGACTAATTCATTGTAAACATAGAGAACTAGAGATGGATATGAATGAAATTTAACTGAACTTTTACGGAGCTACGTGTTTGAAACAAGAGGAGACTAAATGCTATCAATAATGGGACATGAAGTCCATTTGCCAGAGGTGATAAAACATGTGCCATCATAGCAGTCTCCATAAACTGCCTACCAAAAGAAATTCACCATGAAAACACTCCTAAAAGATGAGGTACAAGCATGGCATGTGAATATCTGTAGTGTTCCGTCAGAAAGTAGTAATATTTATCCTAATTCATTGTAAACATAGAGGTCAACACGGGATACGAACGAAATTAACCGAACATATACGGAACTAAAGAGTTGGAAATAAAAGGAGAGTGGAAAGAGTATACCTCCAATAAAGCTAAGAAATGAACTGTAGTTTGAATCATGGAGGGCAACAGACAATTTCCTCCCACCAAGGATACCTGGATCAGAGTTTATATCATCCTCAGCTGCCTTCATTGCAACCTTTGCAACTTTCCCATTAATGGTGTCGAATGAGAAAATAGCTCCAACATTCACAACATTAGGCCCCAAAGCAGCCTCCTCTGAAAACACTTGAACAAAGAGAGTGAAAATTGAAAGCAACAAAACCAGGTTGGTCATGGTCATAAGCAATGACATTCCTGATCAATgaccataaatatatatcatcaaacagaTAATGAGCAAATACCCTAAACCcaaaattaaccaaaatttttATATCCACAGACAAGTAAAGAGAATCATTTAGTTCCAAGGCAAGTAGCAACACTAACAAGACCTAAAGGCAAAGACCAAAGAGAACAAAAAGCAATTTAAAGATTTCAATTTAGTAAAGTAAAATCTCATAAGAGAATATAAGACAAACCCATTTCAAATTCTGACATGGAGAACCCAAAGAACAATATTTAAAACCAAGAGCATAAAGctttattgttttaatatatatatatatatatatttgaagaaGGTACAAAGCAAAGAAAGCACCCATAGACCCCCAAAATGGACgggaaaaaaaaaagcaaagcAAAAGCAAAAGCTCACAACAAGCTCAAAGCAAAAACAATCTTTCGTAAGAAGAGCTCAATAAGGATATTTCAATGGATGTAATAACTAAAGCAGCCAATGGAACAGAGAAAGAGAAATGgccactaaaaataaaaataacttctttttcattattttgttaTTACAGCTTTCAGTTCACGGTCTCCTATTGGTTTCAGACATTGAGGTGCTTTTCGTTTTCATCCTCGTTTTTAGACAGGAAAACATACATTGAAAACATGTTAAAATTGGCAAAATAAGGATTATAGGCACACCTGATAATGTGTCGACCAACAGGTTAGGCTCAAACATTGActcgaaataaaaaaaatttaaataaaaatataggtcTGAAAAATAggtttaaacaaaaaaaataaagtcCAAGGCATTTTTAGCTTGGGTAAGCCAGATCTTAGCTTAGCCGAATTCACTAAAGgataaaaaaatttgatttttttaatattattttcttattgttttctcctattttgctactatttttactattatcatgttgctactattttgttattattatttagatattgtataaaacttattttattgttaattttgttattattttaaagatatttgttaattttgttattattttagagatatttacttattaagttgtatttatcttagtgttatttaagtgtatatattttttaaaatttaatttcaatttgttgagaaatatttattttgatggttttagtatttttatgtattatatatattttaaaattgtataaaaataatataaaaattaatatggcgaGGCAAGGTCGGGCCcgggttttagcatttttatccggGTCAGGCTTAgaaaaaattttaggcccatttttcgtGCTTGGCCGGGCCTGAGCCTAGCAAACGGGCttgaatttttagttgagcccatCCGGAACCCGgctcggcccatgcacacctctaattaTACgtggttttttttaattaatttggtcTTTAGGtcagttttaaaattaataagaGAAATAAGTCAATTTTAGCACAAATGGTAGAAAAGTGCATCTAGCATTTTTTCTCTCCTGGGTTAGGGTCTTTTTTAAGGttatggtttttattttattaaggttaagatttagggtttaggatATTTTAAAAGTGTTTAAGGTTTTCGACTAAAACGACGGAAGTTCTTAGGTAGTTTTAAGGGGTCGGGGATGTGATAACGTGCCTCagcacacatatatttcatatgtaATGGTAGGATATGACCATCACCTTAGAAACTCATCGTAGGGAAATCTAGTTTCGAGTAATAATGTTTGATACGATTAGGGGTAAAAGTCTACATAAAGGTCTCAGTCGATGGTTGTGATGCGGTTACAGGTTCGAGTATAACTGGGGCTAGGTGAAGACTGTTACACGGTCAGGATTTCAAGCTTTTTGGATACCCGCAAACAATGCCCTATATATACCATACATAAGTTGATGCCATAATCATACGGAAAAACTATAGGAACTTCCGGTGTAATCAATGTAATTTTTTTCTTAGGAAGAGAGCGGATGTTTCAGCACAGTAAAGGTCAAACTTAGGTCGTCGCTACAGCGGTTGTAGTTATTAATGGGTTGTGTAATAACGTCAACCATCGTCGTCCCAAAAGGAGCATCACCTTTACTGCACTGCAACAGCTGCTCCTCGCCTAAGAGTCTTCTTGCGTCTATGACGATGCTAGTCTTTGAATAAGAAGGAAGGTTAAAGGTACTGGTTGcctagaaatggagaaaaaaattaCACTGATTATAGCGGGATGCCCCAAAGTTTTTTCATATGAATATGCCATCAAACTTTTGTATTCTATTTATAGGGCATCAGTTT contains:
- the LOC108462829 gene encoding glutamate receptor 3.2 isoform X1, with protein sequence MSEFEMGMSLLMTMTNLVLLLSIFTLFVQVFSEEAALGPNVVNVGAIFSFDTINGKVAKVAMKAAEDDINSDPGILGGRKLSVALHDSNYSSFLSFIGALQFMETDTVAIIGPQSSVMAHVLSHLANELHVPLLSFTALDPGLSPLQYPFFVQTAPNDKFQMIAIAEMVSYFGWAEVIVVFSDDDQNRNGIIMLDDKLAERRCRISYKATLPPDPMAKRSDVLKELAKIQMMESRVIVLNTFSKTGLLVFEVAKSLGMMEKGYVWIASTWLSTVLDSTSPLKPETANSIRGVLTLRPHTPDSKRKRDFISRWNQLSNGSIGLNPYGLFAYDTVWMIARAVKLLFDQGSTISFSNDERLISLTGMDLNLSALSIFDGGKQLLKNVIETKMTGLTGPVQFNQDRFLINPSYDIINTVETGYRQVGYWSNHSGLSIVPPETLYGKKPNRSSSNQHLDSVVWPGGETIKPRGWVFPNNGRELRIVVPNRVSYRDFVSVVNGTNKVQGYCIDVFLAAIKLMPYAVPYRFIPFGNGHENPSYYELVSKIAAGVFDGAVGDIAIVTDRTRIVDFTQPYIESGLVVVAPVKKISSNPWSFSRPFTPLMWAVTAVFFLIVGSVVWVLEHRINDEFRGSPRQQFVTILTFSFSTMFFSHRENTVSTLGRLVLIIWLFVVLIINSSYTASLTSILTVQQLSSPIKGIDTLISSSEPIGFQIGSFAERYLAEELGIPKSRLVQLGSPEDYAHALEKRQVAAVVDERPYVDLFLSDRCEFSIRGQEFSKRAWGFAFPRDSPLAIDMSTAILALSENGELQKIHDKWLSRSACSSEKSEDEAEQLDLQSFWGLFLICGIACILALLVYSLLMFRQYSRRSPEELDSTNRNNSFSARLRTCLSFIDGKVENSKSSSKRKRDSMHSDV
- the LOC108462829 gene encoding glutamate receptor 3.2 isoform X2, whose amino-acid sequence is MSLLMTMTNLVLLLSIFTLFVQVFSEEAALGPNVVNVGAIFSFDTINGKVAKVAMKAAEDDINSDPGILGGRKLSVALHDSNYSSFLSFIGALQFMETDTVAIIGPQSSVMAHVLSHLANELHVPLLSFTALDPGLSPLQYPFFVQTAPNDKFQMIAIAEMVSYFGWAEVIVVFSDDDQNRNGIIMLDDKLAERRCRISYKATLPPDPMAKRSDVLKELAKIQMMESRVIVLNTFSKTGLLVFEVAKSLGMMEKGYVWIASTWLSTVLDSTSPLKPETANSIRGVLTLRPHTPDSKRKRDFISRWNQLSNGSIGLNPYGLFAYDTVWMIARAVKLLFDQGSTISFSNDERLISLTGMDLNLSALSIFDGGKQLLKNVIETKMTGLTGPVQFNQDRFLINPSYDIINTVETGYRQVGYWSNHSGLSIVPPETLYGKKPNRSSSNQHLDSVVWPGGETIKPRGWVFPNNGRELRIVVPNRVSYRDFVSVVNGTNKVQGYCIDVFLAAIKLMPYAVPYRFIPFGNGHENPSYYELVSKIAAGVFDGAVGDIAIVTDRTRIVDFTQPYIESGLVVVAPVKKISSNPWSFSRPFTPLMWAVTAVFFLIVGSVVWVLEHRINDEFRGSPRQQFVTILTFSFSTMFFSHRENTVSTLGRLVLIIWLFVVLIINSSYTASLTSILTVQQLSSPIKGIDTLISSSEPIGFQIGSFAERYLAEELGIPKSRLVQLGSPEDYAHALEKRQVAAVVDERPYVDLFLSDRCEFSIRGQEFSKRAWGFAFPRDSPLAIDMSTAILALSENGELQKIHDKWLSRSACSSEKSEDEAEQLDLQSFWGLFLICGIACILALLVYSLLMFRQYSRRSPEELDSTNRNNSFSARLRTCLSFIDGKVENSKSSSKRKRDSMHSDV
- the LOC108462829 gene encoding glutamate receptor 3.2 isoform X3 — protein: MFEPNLLVDTLSEEAALGPNVVNVGAIFSFDTINGKVAKVAMKAAEDDINSDPGILGGRKLSVALHDSNYSSFLSFIGALQFMETDTVAIIGPQSSVMAHVLSHLANELHVPLLSFTALDPGLSPLQYPFFVQTAPNDKFQMIAIAEMVSYFGWAEVIVVFSDDDQNRNGIIMLDDKLAERRCRISYKATLPPDPMAKRSDVLKELAKIQMMESRVIVLNTFSKTGLLVFEVAKSLGMMEKGYVWIASTWLSTVLDSTSPLKPETANSIRGVLTLRPHTPDSKRKRDFISRWNQLSNGSIGLNPYGLFAYDTVWMIARAVKLLFDQGSTISFSNDERLISLTGMDLNLSALSIFDGGKQLLKNVIETKMTGLTGPVQFNQDRFLINPSYDIINTVETGYRQVGYWSNHSGLSIVPPETLYGKKPNRSSSNQHLDSVVWPGGETIKPRGWVFPNNGRELRIVVPNRVSYRDFVSVVNGTNKVQGYCIDVFLAAIKLMPYAVPYRFIPFGNGHENPSYYELVSKIAAGVFDGAVGDIAIVTDRTRIVDFTQPYIESGLVVVAPVKKISSNPWSFSRPFTPLMWAVTAVFFLIVGSVVWVLEHRINDEFRGSPRQQFVTILTFSFSTMFFSHRENTVSTLGRLVLIIWLFVVLIINSSYTASLTSILTVQQLSSPIKGIDTLISSSEPIGFQIGSFAERYLAEELGIPKSRLVQLGSPEDYAHALEKRQVAAVVDERPYVDLFLSDRCEFSIRGQEFSKRAWGFAFPRDSPLAIDMSTAILALSENGELQKIHDKWLSRSACSSEKSEDEAEQLDLQSFWGLFLICGIACILALLVYSLLMFRQYSRRSPEELDSTNRNNSFSARLRTCLSFIDGKVENSKSSSKRKRDSMHSDV
- the LOC108462829 gene encoding glutamate receptor 3.2 isoform X4; the encoded protein is MSEFEMEEAALGPNVVNVGAIFSFDTINGKVAKVAMKAAEDDINSDPGILGGRKLSVALHDSNYSSFLSFIGALQFMETDTVAIIGPQSSVMAHVLSHLANELHVPLLSFTALDPGLSPLQYPFFVQTAPNDKFQMIAIAEMVSYFGWAEVIVVFSDDDQNRNGIIMLDDKLAERRCRISYKATLPPDPMAKRSDVLKELAKIQMMESRVIVLNTFSKTGLLVFEVAKSLGMMEKGYVWIASTWLSTVLDSTSPLKPETANSIRGVLTLRPHTPDSKRKRDFISRWNQLSNGSIGLNPYGLFAYDTVWMIARAVKLLFDQGSTISFSNDERLISLTGMDLNLSALSIFDGGKQLLKNVIETKMTGLTGPVQFNQDRFLINPSYDIINTVETGYRQVGYWSNHSGLSIVPPETLYGKKPNRSSSNQHLDSVVWPGGETIKPRGWVFPNNGRELRIVVPNRVSYRDFVSVVNGTNKVQGYCIDVFLAAIKLMPYAVPYRFIPFGNGHENPSYYELVSKIAAGVFDGAVGDIAIVTDRTRIVDFTQPYIESGLVVVAPVKKISSNPWSFSRPFTPLMWAVTAVFFLIVGSVVWVLEHRINDEFRGSPRQQFVTILTFSFSTMFFSHRENTVSTLGRLVLIIWLFVVLIINSSYTASLTSILTVQQLSSPIKGIDTLISSSEPIGFQIGSFAERYLAEELGIPKSRLVQLGSPEDYAHALEKRQVAAVVDERPYVDLFLSDRCEFSIRGQEFSKRAWGFAFPRDSPLAIDMSTAILALSENGELQKIHDKWLSRSACSSEKSEDEAEQLDLQSFWGLFLICGIACILALLVYSLLMFRQYSRRSPEELDSTNRNNSFSARLRTCLSFIDGKVENSKSSSKRKRDSMHSDV